DNA from Microbacterium sp. SORGH_AS_0969:
CACCCTCGCGCCGGAGCGGTGGCGACGACGATCATGAGGACGACCATGACGGTCGCCGCCGCCACCGAACGTCGGGCTCCCTCGATCTTCGCGGTGGAACGCCAGCACGCGAGGCGCAGAGCGACCCACCCGACGACGGCGACGGCCGTCATGACGTCCGGACCAGGCCCGTGAGACCCGGCACCATGCCCGGGGACGGCACCTGCGTCGTGGGCGGTGAGCGATGCGAGGGTCAGGACCACCATGACGCACGTATCGAAGAGCAGACCCAGCCGCGTCGGGTGACGACGCGCGGACCGCGCGTGCCATCCGCTCAGTCCGAGGAGAACGAGAAGTGCAACAAGGTGCAGGCCCCGGGAAGGGGCCGGCAGGAGGCACGGGACCATCGCCCCGCCCATCACGCCGTGATGCACAGCGACTCCGAGGATCGCCGCGCGATGACGCCCGACCGGACGAAGACGACCCTCAGAACCTGTCATCGCGCGACGTCGCACGCAGCACATCGACAGCATGCTCCGCGATCGCCATGACCGTTCCCACGGGGTTGAGCGCGGTGACCGTGGGGAGGACCGAAGCGTCGACGACGCGCAATCCGTCTACGCCTCGAACGCGAAGCTGACTGTCGACCACGGCGAAGGGATCGTCGCGAGCTCCCATCCGGCATGTGCACGACACGTGGTACACCGTCTGGTGAGTCGCCCGCAGAATCGCTCCGAGGTCGTCCTCGCTCGTCACCTGCGGGCCGGGGAACACTTCTCGGAGCACATGCGACGCGAAGGGCTCCTGCTGGGCGACAGCGCGCGCACGCCGGACACCTTCGATCAGCATCCGTTCATCTCTCCCCTCCGCATCGGTGAAGGCCCGGTAGTCGATCATCGGAGCGGCCTCCGGGTCGGGGGAGGTGATCCACACCCTCCCGCGACTTCGGGGCTTGGCGACGTTGGGCGCGAAGGAGACGTTGTTCGGGGGAATGACCGCGCCGTGATCCTCGGCGTGGACGGTCCACGACTCGACCGGGATGTGGGTCGAGATGTCAGGGACGGTGCTGTCTGCGTCAACGCGGCACACGTAGCCGGCGTCCCACCCCGTCGCACAGACCCCGCTTCGCGGACGTTTCGTCTCCCAGACGATGAGCCCCTCGGCGTGGTCCTGCAGATTCTCCCCCACACCGGGAAGGTCCACTCTCACCGCGATACCGGCCTCTTCGAGGACCGCGGCCGGACCGATCCCCGAGCGCATGAGAAGCGCAGGGGTGTCGATCGCGCCGCAACTGAGGATGATGTCGCGACGAGCGCCGACACGGCGTACTCCGACGACGACGCCCACCGCGCGACCGCCGTCGAAGAGCACTCGATCGGCCGCGCCGTTCAGCATCAGCGTCAGGTTCGGCCGCTCCACCCCGTGGAGGTAGCTCCTCGAGGTGGATGAGCGCAGATTCGTCTCGGGGTCGTAGCCGATCTCGAAGAATCCTGCGCCCTCCGTGAACTCGCTGTCGTTCCACGTCTCGCGCCGCGTCAGCCCGAGTGCGGATGCCGCCGCCTCCACGGCGTCTGCGACGTCGGCGTTTCGATCGGCAGCCGCCACGGGAGTGATGGGACCGACGATGCGGTCGTAGGCGGACGAGAGCGTGTCGTAATCCCATCCCTCGACGCCCATCGCGGCCCACTCCTCGACGTCACCGCGCAAGGGTCGCCACGTGATCATCGTGTTTCCCGTCGAGCATCCACCGAGAATGCGCAGCCGCGCCTGCCGGATCGCCGAATTGCCGCGCTCTTGGGGCACGCTGCGATAGTCGCGGTCGTACTCCCCCTCCAGCATTTCGGCCCATCTCCGGATCGCGCCCGCGCGCGGCTCGTGCTCATCGCTCGGCCCGGCTTCGATCAGACACACCGAGACGGACAAGTCCTCGCTGAGGCGGGCGGCGAGAATGCACCCGGCGGTGCCGCCTCCGACGACCACGTAGTCGTAAACGTCATCCATGGTGGATGAGACCGAGGATGTCCGTGTAGTAGCGATGGAACTCGGGGCTGCCGATCACGTCGGGGGTGCGCGGGCGCGGGAGCTCGATGTCGAACTCCGCACGCACACGACCGGGGCGTGGAGTCATCGCTACGACACGATCGGACAGGAAGACCGCCTCCTCGATGTCGTGGGTGATGAGCATCACGGTCATGCGGTTGCGCTCCCACACCGTGGTCAGCAGTTCCTGCATGGTGCGACGCGTGAGGGCATCGAGCGCTCCGAACGGCTCGTCCATGAGGAGGACCTCCGGGCCGTAGGCGAGCGAGCGAGCCAGGGCGACGCGCTGCTGCATCCCTCCGGAGAGCTGGGCGGGATACGCGTCCTCGAAACCCGAAAGGCCCACCTGCGAGAGGACATCGCGCGCGCGGTCGAAGCGCTCCCGGCGGCCCATACCCCGCTCGCCCCGGAGGGCGAACACGACATTGTCGATGGCCGTGAGCCAGGGCAGAAGGGTCGCCGATTGGAAGACGACTCCACGATCACGGCCCGGTCCGGAGATCGGGACGTCCTGAATGGACGCCTCGCCGCTGGTCGCCGCCTCGAGACCGGCGATGATCGACAGGAGAGTGCTCTTGCCGCATCCGGACGCCCCGACGACCGAGACGAACTCCCGATCTCCCAGTGTCAACGACACGTCGCTGAGGGCGTGGACGTCACCGAAACTCTTGTCGACGTGCTCGAGACGGACTTTCGGAGAGAGAACGGCGGAGACGGACATCACGAACGACCCTTCAGATAACGGAAGAAACGACGGCCGAGTGTGCGCATGATCTGGTCGAAGACGAGACCGAGCAGGCCGAGGATGATGACGTAACCGATGATGAGGTCGGTCTCGAGGAACCGCTGCGCCTGCGTGATGCGATAGCCCATCCCCGAGGTCGCGGCCACGAGCTCCGCGACCACGAGCCAGGTCCACGCCCACCCCAGGCTGATTCGCAGGGCGTCCCAGATCCGTGGAAGGGCGGAGGGCAACACGATTCGGACGAGGATCTGCGCACGCGTCAATCCGAGCGTCGCCCCGAGGTTTCGATACGACACCGGGACCCGACGGACCGCATCGGAGAAGAGCAGCACCTGCTGGAAGAACGTGCCGAGGAAGATGATGAGGAACTTCTGCGAGTCATCGGTTCCCACCCAGAGGATCGTCAGCGGCACGAAGGCCACCACCGGCATGTAGCGGATGAAGTCGATGATGGGTTCGACCGCCGCTTCCACACGCACGAACGACCCGCAGAGCAGACCGATCGGCACGGCCAAGACCGTGCTGGCGAGGAAGCCCAGCATGACCCGGTAGGTGCTCACGCCGATGTCGGACCACAGTTCGCCGTTGGCGGACTGCTCGATGAGTCGATCGACCACAGCGACCGGCGAGGGCAGGAAGAGAGCGCTCACGATCCCGGACATGGACACAGCGGTCCACAGCGCGAGCAGGGTGGCGAAGCCGATGACGGCGGTGATGAGGTACTGACGGCGTGAGAGTGGCACGCCTCCGACGGACCGGGCGGACTTCGTCGCAGGCGGACGACGCGCGACGGAGGTCGCGGAGGAGAGGGTCGTCATGGGAGTCGACTCCACGCGGATTCCCGCGTCACGGCGCATTCTCGACGAAGGTGGAGTCGATGAGCTCCGCGAGATCGGTGTCACCCTTCAACAGGCCGATCTGCATCGCGATGTCCTGCACGGTGGGCAGAACCGACGTCGCGTAGTCGCCCACCAGTCGCGTCTTGTTGTCGTCGAGGGGGAAGAACTCGACGCCGTCGAACGCACTCGTGAGGGCCTCGACGTCGCTGCCCACGTTCGTCGCGA
Protein-coding regions in this window:
- a CDS encoding GMC family oxidoreductase, which encodes MDDVYDYVVVGGGTAGCILAARLSEDLSVSVCLIEAGPSDEHEPRAGAIRRWAEMLEGEYDRDYRSVPQERGNSAIRQARLRILGGCSTGNTMITWRPLRGDVEEWAAMGVEGWDYDTLSSAYDRIVGPITPVAAADRNADVADAVEAAASALGLTRRETWNDSEFTEGAGFFEIGYDPETNLRSSTSRSYLHGVERPNLTLMLNGAADRVLFDGGRAVGVVVGVRRVGARRDIILSCGAIDTPALLMRSGIGPAAVLEEAGIAVRVDLPGVGENLQDHAEGLIVWETKRPRSGVCATGWDAGYVCRVDADSTVPDISTHIPVESWTVHAEDHGAVIPPNNVSFAPNVAKPRSRGRVWITSPDPEAAPMIDYRAFTDAEGRDERMLIEGVRRARAVAQQEPFASHVLREVFPGPQVTSEDDLGAILRATHQTVYHVSCTCRMGARDDPFAVVDSQLRVRGVDGLRVVDASVLPTVTALNPVGTVMAIAEHAVDVLRATSRDDRF
- a CDS encoding ABC transporter ATP-binding protein, encoding MSVSAVLSPKVRLEHVDKSFGDVHALSDVSLTLGDREFVSVVGASGCGKSTLLSIIAGLEAATSGEASIQDVPISGPGRDRGVVFQSATLLPWLTAIDNVVFALRGERGMGRRERFDRARDVLSQVGLSGFEDAYPAQLSGGMQQRVALARSLAYGPEVLLMDEPFGALDALTRRTMQELLTTVWERNRMTVMLITHDIEEAVFLSDRVVAMTPRPGRVRAEFDIELPRPRTPDVIGSPEFHRYYTDILGLIHHG
- a CDS encoding ABC transporter permease, whose amino-acid sequence is MPLSRRQYLITAVIGFATLLALWTAVSMSGIVSALFLPSPVAVVDRLIEQSANGELWSDIGVSTYRVMLGFLASTVLAVPIGLLCGSFVRVEAAVEPIIDFIRYMPVVAFVPLTILWVGTDDSQKFLIIFLGTFFQQVLLFSDAVRRVPVSYRNLGATLGLTRAQILVRIVLPSALPRIWDALRISLGWAWTWLVVAELVAATSGMGYRITQAQRFLETDLIIGYVIILGLLGLVFDQIMRTLGRRFFRYLKGRS